Genomic DNA from Methanobacterium sp. Maddingley MBC34:
TAAGTATCCTACTATAAATGCGGTTAATACGAAAGTTAAAGCAGCTATCAATGCTCCGGTGCCAAATACTGCCAGGAAGTCTTGGTAATTAAGACCTAGGTAAAGGACTATCACTACAAAGATGAATATATTTGATATCTGGTTAAATGTTGGTTGAATGGTTTTAGCTATTTTATCATACCGTGATTTGACAGCTGTTCCACTAATTAAGGGTATAAATATCAGGACCAAGAGGGAAACTGCTATTGATAATGGATTCACTGAAACACCAGGTAATAAAATAGAAAGCACCAGGGGCATGTAGATTAACGTAACTATGGATAATATTAACATTAATCCAACTGCAAACGCAATATCTGCCTTGGTGAATTGAACCAGTTTTAGCATGAATGGCGAGCCTGCCCCTGCAGCCATTAAGACTAGGCCTATGGCAAGACCTTGCTGGAGAGGGATTAACTGCAGTATAATATAAGTTAGGATTGGTAGTATTATGAAATTTGCAGCTAAAGACTTTAATATGAGACTTTTATCTTTTAATGGCTCTAAAAATTGTTTGGGGAAAAAACTAAGTCCCATGGAAAACATGGTACTAACAATGTATATTAAAACACTGAGATTTGCAAACTGTTGAAGAATAACTTCCATTTGAATATAACCTCATTACTTTCTAGGTTTACTCTCATCATAGAATATAGTGAAAGCATTATATGTTATAATCTATTTAGATGGTCACAATTAGAATAAAAAAAATTAATTTTAGAATTTAACCTGTTTATCCTTCCCTAAAATTTCATCAAACTCCATTCCCTTTCCGAATGCCAGATCCACGTCCACACGGTAATTTTTCTGTCGGGTTATGTGGAGGATGTCTGGAGTTAAAAATCGCCATTTTTTACGGGTGAATTTGGCCCCGATATAGGGTTGTGCACCGAAAATCTTTGCAAACTCGCAGAGGGCATCAATCTTATCAGAATCAATATAAATACGATCTTTGGAGGATGATTTAACCTCTATGGCAAGGT
This window encodes:
- a CDS encoding putative Na+-dependent transporter (PFAM: Sodium Bile acid symporter family) — protein: MEVILQQFANLSVLIYIVSTMFSMGLSFFPKQFLEPLKDKSLILKSLAANFIILPILTYIILQLIPLQQGLAIGLVLMAAGAGSPFMLKLVQFTKADIAFAVGLMLILSIVTLIYMPLVLSILLPGVSVNPLSIAVSLLVLIFIPLISGTAVKSRYDKIAKTIQPTFNQISNIFIFVVIVLYLGLNYQDFLAVFGTGALIAALTFVLTAFIVGYLLGGPSKNTKTVLGLGTAIRNSSAAFVVAIANFSTEYNVMAMIIVVYMLSIIMMMIISGEIGKRTNKVSETV
- a CDS encoding Holliday junction resolvase (PFAM: Archaeal holliday junction resolvase (hjc)); amino-acid sequence: MSKTGSREERELVKMFWDADCAAMRAPASGGATKKPLPDIIAGNGEIYLAIEVKSSSKDRIYIDSDKIDALCEFAKIFGAQPYIGAKFTRKKWRFLTPDILHITRQKNYRVDVDLAFGKGMEFDEILGKDKQVKF